A window of the Fusarium fujikuroi IMI 58289 draft genome, chromosome FFUJ_chr09 genome harbors these coding sequences:
- a CDS encoding related to TEA1-TY1 enhancer activator: MNPATGKQELSCKRCRYRKLRCTRTVPCTNCATAGAGCEYEKIDKRRNPPSSEYTIGLRNRVASLEAFIQELREASPARRDEMLGPAAYIQGASNISIAGPSQTIQTDTTARARLKPDAEGSLVYHGATSIFNSDLLSTSESYPSPTQSLYAESNFDHVMDHFGIKLEDDTVFKALQQFFRWQYPHFMFVYREAFLRDHFGERKGCKYWSSALLLSICALGLLMSDTEGERNLTEQFFQAAESIVMVSGLSRPSIPTVQSFLCLAFFEIGRGNVSKGWAFSGIAFRMAQDLGFQSDPMNWLPHDSTIISSEDIEIRRRIYWGSYISDKLISLILGRPVQLVFDSAEVDLLEFITDGPGMEYWRPVGFGDDPEELRVLSNIPYLKEQIRLYRIVEKMMTTVFSPRTPRTQTDVFTRQTLLDNLNLELLQWRDALPAFAKWNKWSTGVTITPAVATLHLIYSSVRIALNYESATTNNVASARETALLSCTTAAQDILALVRIYKMKYGLRHAPLILIYASIQASRSIEKFGIPEEQSYLVSCLAECSHTWSIAGQVQGPMPAVNFDAYQDLV; encoded by the exons TTGAGATGCACACGAACAGTCCCATGCACCAATTGTGCAACAGCGGGTGCAGGCTGCGAGTATGAAAAGATCGACAAGAGACGAAACCCACCATCTTCAGAGTACACGATTGGTCTGAGAAATAGAGTTGCGTCATTAGAGGCCTTCATCCAGGAGTTGAGAGAAGCTTCTCCCGCTCGCCGAGACGAAATGCTTGGGCCCGCGGCTTATATACAGGGCGCATCAAATATTTCTATCGCAGGGCCGTCTCAGACTATCCAAACTGATACTACAGCTCGCGCACGCTTGAAACCAGATGCAGAAGGATCACTAGTTTACCATGGAGCgaccagcatcttcaacagtGATCTTCTCTCCACAAGCGAGAGCTATCCAAGCCCGACGCAGAGTCTGTACGCAGAATCCAACTTTGACCATGTTATGGATCACTTCGGCATCAAACTGGAAGACGACACAGTTTTCAAAGCACTGCAGCAATTCTTTCGCTGGCAGTACCCCCACTTTATGTTCGTTTACCGCGAGGCGTTTTTAAGAGACCATTTTGGTGAGCGAAAAGGCTGCAAGTACTGGTCATCTGCACTTCTCCTGTCTATTTGCGCTTTGGGCCTCCTCATGTCGGACACTGAAGGGGAGCGGAACCTGACTGAGCAGTTCTTCCAAGCGGCTGAGAGTATCGTGATGGTATCCGGATTAAGCCGACCTTCAATCCCCACCGTCCAGTCATTTTTATGCTTGGCATTCTTTGAAATTGGCCGAGGGAACGTATCCAAGGGATGGGCTTTCTCAG GTATCGCATTCCGCATGGCCCAAGACTTGGGATTTCAAAGTGATCCCATGAACTGGCTGCCGCATGACTCGACCATTATCTCAAGCGAAGATATTGAGATCCGCCGCAGAATCTATTGGGGCTCATACATATCAGACAAACTGATCAGCTTGATACTTGGGAGACCTGTGCAACTGGTCTTTGATAGCGCCGAGGTTGATCTGCTGGAGTTCATAAC TGACGGTCCCGGAATGGAGTACTGGCGTCCTGTTGGTTTCGGGGATGACccagaagagcttcgagTCTTGTCAAACATACCGTATCTCAAAGAGCAGATTCGCCTGTACAgaattgttgagaagatgatgacgacagTATTTTCTCCACGGACGCCTCGAACGCAGACAGACGTCTTCACACGCCAGACGCTGCTTGataatctcaatcttgagcttttgcAGTGGAGGGACGCACTGCCAGCTTTTGCAAAATGGAATAAATGGTCGACGGGTGTGACAATAACACCCGCGGTGGCTACACTCCA CCTTATTTATAGCAGTGTTCGCATTGCTTTGAACTATGAGTCGGCCACCACTAATAACGTTGCCTCGGCTCGAGAAACTGCACTTCTGTCTTGCACCACCGCAGCTCAAGATATTCTTGCTCTGGTTCGGATTTACAAAATGAAGTATGGGCTTCGCCATGCACCACTCATATTGATTTACGCATCCATACAAGCCTCGAGATCAATCGAGAAGTTTGGTATTCCGGAAGAACAAAGCTACTTGGTCAGTTGCTTGGCTGAGTGCTCTCACACTTGGAGCATTGCTGGTCAAGTACAAGGCCCGATGCCTGCAGTGAATTTTGACGCGTATCAAGACCTGGTATAG
- a CDS encoding related to glutathione S-transferase, protein MGDQPDEIRLKPTKDGSFIRPDSAFRSFVSKDPDSQFPAEKDRYVLYLSPGCPWSHRAMIVRNLKKLEDIIDLYICSLTMGKDGWFFDDSPEAGKYGVLPKDPLYGLDTLKQLYLKANPNYEGRYTVPVLWDKETHTMVSNESSDIIRTLYTEFYHLLPDEDREINRPGGGFYPDGLREKIDEINEWVYHTVNNGVYKSGFAMTQAAYEENVEKVFKSLDRLERILDEGPFLLGKHITEADIRLFPTILRFDVGYVPIFMCNLGTIRDHYPNLHLWLRRLYWDTSFRTHGAFRKTSETWLEKYKTGYANARRRVLGMTGPDIVPKGPLVLIHELEEGERL, encoded by the exons ATGGGTGATCAG CCGGATGAGATTAGGCTCAAGCCAACCAAGGACGGCTCTTTTATTCGGCCTGACAGTGCCTTTCGCAGTTTCGTATCAAAAGACCCAGATTCTCAATTTCCGGCTGAGAAAGATCGCTACGTTCTCTATCTCAGCCCAGGATGCCCATGG TCTCATCGCGCCATGATCGTGAGGAACCTCAAGAAACTCGAggatataatagacttatacaTCTGCTCTCTTACTATGGGAAAAGATGGTTGGTTCTTCGATGATAGCCCAGAAGCTGGCAAGTATGGTGTGCTCCCCAAGGATCCACTATATGGACTCGACACGTTGAAGCAACTATATCTCAAGGCCAACCCAAATTATGAGGGCCGATACACCGTGCCCGTACTCTGGGATAAAGAGACACACACCATGGTGAGCAATGAGTCGAGCGATATCATTCGGACGCTATACACGGAATTCTACCACCTTCTTCCTGATGAAGATCGTGAAATCAACAGACCTGGAGGTGGGTTCTACCCCGATGGCTTGCGCGAGAAGATTGATGAAATCAATGAATGGGTTTACCATACTGTCAATAATGGTGTCTACAAGAGTGGCTTCGCTATGACTCAAGCTGCATATGAAGAAAACGTTGAAAAGGTTTTCAAGTCACTCGATCGACTGGAGAGAATCCTTGACGAAGGCCCCTTTCTTCTCGGCAAGCACATCACCGAGGCTGACATCCGTTTGTTCCCAACTATTCTCCGTTTTGACGTTGGGTATGTCCCTATTTTCATGTGCAACCTTGGAACCATCAGGGATCACTATCCGAACTTGCATCTTTGGCTGAGGAGGCTTTACTGGGACACTAGCTTCAGAACTCATGGCGCGTTTCGAAAGACTTCTGAGACTTGGCTTGAGAAGTACAAGACTGGTTACGCGAATGCTAGACGAAGGGTTCTTGGTATGACTGGCCCGGATATTGTTCCCAAGGGGCCCCTAGTTTTGATCCACGAgttggaggagggagagaggCTCTAG
- a CDS encoding related to L-2.3-butanediol dehydrogenase codes for MSSFDGKTIVVTGAASGIGLAVAKLLASRRAQLSLADMNKAGLEAALKSLPSDGHIITQVDVRESQEVNAWIEKTVSVFGELDGAVNMAGVFTHGTCLRDETDDMWDFIMGVNARGVFNCLRAELNHIKSGGSIVGDDQPFLWNKKTHAKHAVIGMSRSAAKENENIRINCVAPGSVRTPMMEGEGMAEAVEAEVALQVQKRLAEPHEIANVVAFLLGDEASFVTGAVYNVDGGWIC; via the exons ATGTCTTCATTCGACGGCAAGACG ATCGTGGTCACTGGCGCAGCATCTGGTATTGGCCTTGCAGTTGCTAAGCTCCTAGCAAGTCGACGTGCCCAACTCTCGCTCGCCGACATGAACAAAGCCGGCCTTGAGGCTGCTCTCAAGTCTCTTCCTAGCGATGGGCACATCATCACCCAAGTTGATGTGCGTGAAAGCCAAGAAGTGAATGCGTGGATCGAGAAGACCGTTTCTGTCTTTGGTGAGCTTGACGGTGCTGTAAATATGGCTGGCGTCTTTACCCACGGGACATGTCTTCGTGATGAAACTGATGATATGTGGGACTTCATCATGGGAGTAAATGCTCGCGGTGTTTTCAATTGTTTGAGAGCAGAGCTAAATCATATTAAATCTGGAGGAAGCATTGTAGGCGACGATCAACCTTTCTTGTGGAATAAGAAAACTCATGC CAAGCATGCTGTCATTGGCATGTCTCGATCTGCTGCAAAGGAGAACGAGAATATTCGCATAAACTGTGTGGCACCAG GCAGTGTACGAACACCCATGATGGAGGGTGAGGGAATGGCTGAAGCTGTAGAAGCAGAAGTTGCGCTGCAGGTTCAAAAGCGTCTCGCTGAGCCCCATGAAATTGCAAATGTTGTTGCTTTTCTTCTCGGTGATGAAGCTAGTTTTGTCACCGGAGCTGTCTACAACGTTGATGGAGGTTGGATCTGTTAG
- a CDS encoding related to microbial serine proteinase, producing the protein MTKVAFTTDVKGIVSDDDDEDYENDDFEEEPAKITNHDEVLFAFESITNEARNMKLNLGKRENRESFLQKYGQLLSKSTKDSNQTLLHMIANTVGHKSLTRCVIKFDKTLLYRVDDSSKTPLHIAIAKKNHAFIEVVLDEKKAIDDVDSLLRITCEHRRNCIHTAIYHNLQPQHTIKLVKRASEETLRAQDQSGLTPLHLAVDYKYASEGQLKIVDTLLAHGDSALDEYTKEPQNLSVYEYQDHTQRLWRKQFEVPVSARAGERKLGESRDELQGQESEHAGSRPKGGLEHVGGRSRISQQGKDTHGGLHRAPDNPHAPRSEQTEVLASSRTSNESVSHTAVNRNPPIEAPEGFKPIQRRQTGMENGEKQALEEKRKSEYAEKIRQAVKLHYLRTTLTINSRPASRDQLKAVKFLHGANLNNINLCFDYSEAPPEIYEDSFKQSYDHINFDQVLRYVSFRRIELQKPPVSAVKARLTRNRAQTSNKGRGRDDLTVFFNWLKGKGVKHILKVMVDDLKDPSHSDKALEDCLRPFEVEILDWTKVDLCPETILTACRNVRQLYLRWSGNRAVLRAWSEPDGLAKLERLEAVHLVYSEEQALESADRITMYANDFEERLNESAAANPNRLLVNDEEDPGGGRRILVFRCKADVPGSERIVREGAFAKAQSGINEMSLQSNRWLNCMDKFADELQNTCSEFVKPQNGIKVALIDDGADPYVESLRGKIWGGETFSRGFPHENGPSPYYRSTKGHGTVMADMICRVCPMARLYVYKLETQTSLNLATQTHGKEYIAAESAALAIRAAIDQKVDIISMSWTVKETVENRDGVNAFRQAIKDALDAGILLFCAAADTGAITEVEYPWSFDRQRIFRIGAATADGRVWGPTGSPQHLSFILPGHKVVSRNPHREGALPDDFEERTGSSVATALAAGLAALILHCVNLAVVHGKEHPSTTAVSAEDLERLANHDDMYNVLRGIGLDEGQQRFIEVWRRFDRPAKELKEPMSDRMDALGIVARLARDLVPSGSS; encoded by the exons ATGACAAAGGTTGCATTCACAACAGACGTCAAAGGCATCGTTagcgatgacgacgacgaggactACGAGAACGATGATTTTGAGGAGGAGCCCGCCAAGATTACCAACCACGATGAGGTTCTTTTCGCCTTTGAGAGCATCACGAATGAGGCTCGGAATATGAAGCTGAACTTGGGCAAGAGAGAAAATCGAGAGAGCTTCTTACAAAAGTATGGGCAACTCCTCTCAAAATCGACAAAAGACTCAAACCAGACACTCCTTCATATGATTGCTAACACAGTGGGACACAAATCGTTGACTCGCTGTGTTATCAAGTTCGACAAGACCTTGCTGTACCGAGTGGACGACTCAAGCAAGACTCCTCTGCatatcgccatcgccaagaagaaccatGCGTTCATCGAAGTGGTCttggacgagaagaaggcgatcgatgatgttgattcACTGCTCCGCATTACTTGTGAGCACAGGCGGAACTGCATCCATACAGCTATATATCACAACCTCCAACCCCAACATACCATAAAACTGGTCAAACGAGCATCCGAAGAGACACTACGAGCACAAGACCAAAGCGGCCTGACCCCTCTTCATTTGGCTGTCGATTACAAGTATGCATCAGAAGGACAGCTGAAGATTGTTGATACACTCCTAGCTCATGGGGACAGTGCCTTGGATGAGTATACCAAAGAGCCCCAAAACCTATCCGTCTATGAGTACCAAGACCACACACAGCGCCTCTGGCGGAAACAATTCGAAGTACCTGTTTCCGCTCGTGCTGGGGAAAGAAAATTGGGCGAATCAAGGGATGAGTTACAGGGACAAGAGAGCGAGCACGCCGGATCAAGGCCCAAAGGAGGGCTGGAGCATGTTGGCGGGAGAAGCCGCATCTCTCAACAAGGCAAAGACACCCACGGCGGGCTACATCGAGCGCCTGATAACCCCCATGCACCAAGATCAGAGCAGACCGAAGTACTCGCTTCAAGCCGCACTTCTAATGAAAGTGTAAGCCATACAGCCGTGAATAGAAATCCGCCTATTGAAGCACCCGAGGGCTTCAAGCCTATACAGAGACGACAAACGGGTATGGAGAACGGTGAAAAGCAGGCCCTGGAAGAGAAACGGAAGAGCGAGTACGCAGAGAAGATCCGCCAGGCAGTCAAGCTACACTATCTCCGGACTACTCTGACGATCAATTCGAGGCCTGCTAGTAGGGACCAGCTCAAAGCTGTCAAGTTTCTCCATGGCGCGAATCTAAACA ATATCAACTTGTGTTTCGACTACTCTGAGGCACCACCGGAGATCTACGAGGATTCCTTCAAACAAAGTTATGACCACATCAACTTCGACCAAGTCCTGCGCTACGTTTCATTCCGAAGAATCGAGCTGCAGAAACCCCCAGTGTCAGCTGTGAAGGCAAGGCTAACAAGGAACCGAGCTCAGACGTCGAATAAAGGGCGCGGCAGAGATGACTTGACTGTTTTCTTCAACTGGCTCAAGGGGAAGGGAGTCAAGCATATCCTCAAGGTTATGGTGGATGACCTGAAAGACCCATCGCATAGCGATAAGGCACTCGAGGATTGTCTACGGCCTTTCGAGGTGGAGATTCTCGACTGGACGAAAGTTGACTTGTGTCCGGAGACTATCTTAACTGCTTGTCGCAATGTGAGGCAGCTTTATCTTCGATGGAGTGGTAATAGAGCGGTTTTGAGAGCTTGGAGCGAGCCTGATGGACTAGCGAAGCTAGAAAGACTTGAGGCGGTACATTTGGTATACAGTGAGGAGCAG GCATTAGAGTCGGCCGATCGCATCACCATGTACGCAAATGACTTCGAGGAGCGGTTAAACGAGTCAGCAGCCGCAAACCCGAACAGATTGCTCGtcaatgacgaagaagatccTGGGGGAGGAAGACGTATACTCGTCTTCAGGTGCAAAGCAGATGTTCCAGGAAGTGAGCGAATTGTCCGAGAGGGAGCATTCGCAAAGGCTCAAAGCGGCATCAATGAGATGAGTCTACAGTCTAACAGGTGGCTGAACTGCATGGACAAGTTCGCCGACGAACTGCAAAACACTTGTTCCGAATTTGTCAAGCCTCAGAATGGTATCAAGGTCGCCCTTATCGACGATGGCGCTGATCCCTACGTCGAGTCTCTACGGGGTAAGATCTGGGGTGGAGAGACATTCAGCAGAGGTTTTCCGCACGAGAACGGACCCAGCCCTTACTATAGATCTACCAAGGGCCATGGAACTGTTATGGCGGATATGATTTGCCGGGTATGTCCGATGGCGAGGTTGTATGTTTACAAGCTTGAGACGCAGACGAGTCTCAACCTGGCGACGCAGACTCATGGCAAGGAATACATTGCTGCAGAAAGCGCGGCATTG GCTATAAGGGCAGCGATAGACCAAAAGGTGGACATCATCTCAATGTCCTGGACGGTCAAAGAAACAGTCGAGAATAGAGATGGTGTCAACGCGTTCCGGCAAGCCATTAAAGACGCCCTCGACGCGGgaatcctcctcttctgcgCCGCAGCAGACACAGGCGCCATCACCGAAGTCGAGTACCCATGGTCTTTCGACCGCCAGCGCATCTTCCGCATCGGCGCTGCCACCGCAGACGGTCGCGTATGGGGCCCAACAGGCAGTCCCCAGCACTTAAGTTTTATTTTACCAGGTCACAAGGTAGTATCGCGGAATCCTCATCGAGAGGGGGCGTTGCCAGATGACTTTGAGGAACGTACCGGTTCATCCGTTGCCACGGCGTTGGCGGCTGGTCTAGCAGCACTTATTCTTCACTGTGTCAACCTCGCTGTTGTTCACGGTAAGGAACATCCGTCTACTACGGCTGTTAGTGCCGAAGACCTGGAGCGACTTGCGAATCACGACGATATGTATAATGTGCTTCGTGGTATTGGGTTGGATGAGGGGCAGCAGCGATTTATTGAGGTTTGGCGACGGTTTGATCGTCCGGcgaaggagctcaaggagccGATGAGTGATAGAATGGATGCACTTGGGATTGTGGCTAGACTGGCTCGAGATCTTGTTCCTAGTGGGAGTAGCTAG